Proteins from a single region of Streptomyces glaucescens:
- a CDS encoding nucleoside deaminase, with amino-acid sequence MTAQTHETNVQETERAWMDEAIRLATNSVMNGGGPFGALIAKDGEIVALGNNQVTATLDPTAHAEVSAMRAACKQLGTFSLEGCVLVTSCEPCPMCLSSALWARVDRIVYCADRHDAAVAGFDDRKFYDLFDKKPQSMWPTRVEQLDLPHRTAPFDAWLAKADRVDY; translated from the coding sequence GTGACTGCGCAGACCCATGAGACGAACGTCCAGGAGACCGAGCGTGCCTGGATGGACGAGGCGATCAGGCTGGCCACGAACAGCGTGATGAACGGCGGCGGTCCCTTCGGCGCCCTGATCGCCAAGGACGGCGAGATCGTCGCCCTCGGCAACAACCAGGTCACCGCGACCCTGGACCCGACGGCGCACGCCGAGGTGAGCGCCATGCGCGCCGCCTGCAAGCAGCTCGGCACCTTCTCGCTGGAGGGCTGTGTCCTGGTCACGTCGTGCGAACCCTGCCCGATGTGTCTCTCCTCGGCGCTGTGGGCGCGGGTCGACCGGATCGTCTACTGCGCCGACCGGCACGACGCCGCGGTGGCCGGCTTCGACGACCGCAAGTTCTACGACCTGTTCGACAAGAAGCCCCAGTCCATGTGGCCGACCCGGGTGGAGCAGCTGGACCTGCCGCACCGCACCGCGCCGTTCGACGCGTGGCTCGCCAAGGCCGACCGCGTCGACTACTGA
- a CDS encoding winged helix DNA-binding domain-containing protein, whose amino-acid sequence MTRTKAQGAATAPVLTTRALNRATLARQLLLRRSPMSAAAAVEHLVGLQAQEVKPPYVALAARLDGFAPEELSGLLADRAVVRMVTLRSTIHLHTADDALTLRPLVQPARDREVNMKQFREGLVGVDLDRLSALARDLVEDEPRTMRQLREALLAEWPDADPQALAVAARCKLPLVQVTPRGLWGKSGRVALTTVEHWLDRPAEPPASADSAVLRYLAAFGPASVRDMQTWAGLTRMRPIFERLRPRLVTFRDPNGVELFDLPDAPRPDPDTPAPPRLLPEFDNLLLSHADRTRVIPAAQRGRTWQVNTFSRPFLVDGFLAGVWWLYDDALVIEPFTEAAEAARDEVAAEAERMLRVLCPGESYDIRFGAVAR is encoded by the coding sequence ATGACCAGGACGAAGGCGCAGGGCGCCGCGACCGCCCCCGTACTCACCACCCGCGCCCTGAACCGGGCCACCCTCGCCCGGCAGCTGCTGCTGCGCCGCTCCCCGATGTCCGCCGCGGCGGCCGTGGAGCACCTCGTCGGACTCCAGGCACAGGAGGTGAAGCCGCCCTACGTCGCACTGGCCGCCCGTCTCGACGGGTTCGCGCCCGAGGAGCTGTCCGGGCTGCTGGCCGACCGCGCGGTCGTACGGATGGTCACCCTGCGGTCCACCATCCACCTGCACACCGCCGACGACGCCCTCACCCTGCGGCCGCTGGTGCAGCCCGCCCGGGACCGCGAAGTGAACATGAAGCAGTTCCGCGAAGGGCTCGTCGGCGTCGACCTCGACCGGCTGTCCGCCCTCGCCCGGGACCTGGTCGAGGACGAGCCGCGCACCATGCGGCAGTTGCGCGAGGCGCTGCTCGCCGAGTGGCCGGACGCCGATCCGCAGGCGCTGGCCGTCGCCGCCCGCTGCAAGCTCCCGCTCGTCCAGGTCACCCCGCGCGGACTGTGGGGCAAAAGCGGCCGGGTCGCCCTCACCACCGTAGAGCACTGGCTGGACCGTCCGGCCGAGCCGCCCGCGTCCGCCGACTCGGCCGTCCTGCGCTACCTGGCCGCGTTCGGGCCGGCGTCCGTGCGGGACATGCAGACGTGGGCCGGGCTGACCCGGATGCGCCCGATCTTCGAACGGCTGCGGCCCCGGCTCGTCACGTTCCGCGACCCGAACGGCGTCGAGCTCTTCGACCTGCCCGACGCGCCGCGCCCCGACCCGGACACCCCTGCCCCGCCGCGCCTGCTGCCCGAGTTCGACAACCTGCTGCTGTCCCACGCCGACCGCACCCGTGTGATCCCCGCCGCCCAGCGGGGCCGCACCTGGCAGGTGAACACCTTCTCCCGCCCGTTCCTCGTCGACGGGTTCCTCGCGGGCGTGTGGTGGCTGTACGACGACGCCCTGGTCATCGAGCCCTTCACCGAGGCGGCCGAGGCCGCGCGCGACGAGGTGGCGGCGGAGGCGGAGCGGATGCTGCGGGTGCTGTGTCCGGGGGAGTCGTACGACATCCGGTTCGGCGCCGTCGCCCGCTGA
- a CDS encoding S1 family peptidase codes for MSGLTRARRTAVAIAATAAAAATALTAASPAGAAPQPIVGGTTTTTGAYPFMMQITDASQDQFCGGTLVSPTKVVTAAHCMVGETPSGVRVVGGRTYLNGTNGTVARVSRIWIHPNYTTATRGEDVAVLTLSTAMPYTTAKYVSSTDTSVYAAGTTARVLGWGTTSSGGSSSNQLRTATVPIVSDTSCGGSYGSDYVKSEMVCAGYSSGGVDTCQGDSGGPLLVGGVLAGITSWGEGCAQAGYPGVYTRLATFSSLVTAQVNS; via the coding sequence ATGTCCGGGCTCACCCGTGCGAGAAGGACCGCCGTCGCGATAGCCGCCACCGCTGCCGCCGCCGCGACCGCGCTGACCGCCGCTTCCCCGGCCGGCGCCGCCCCCCAGCCCATCGTCGGCGGCACCACCACGACGACCGGCGCCTACCCGTTCATGATGCAGATCACCGACGCCTCCCAGGACCAGTTCTGCGGCGGCACGCTGGTCTCCCCCACCAAGGTCGTCACCGCCGCGCACTGCATGGTCGGCGAGACCCCCAGCGGCGTCCGCGTGGTCGGCGGCCGCACCTACCTCAACGGCACCAACGGCACGGTCGCCCGGGTCAGCAGGATCTGGATCCACCCGAACTACACCACCGCCACCCGCGGTGAGGACGTCGCGGTGCTGACCCTGTCGACGGCCATGCCCTACACCACGGCCAAGTACGTCTCGTCCACCGACACCTCCGTCTACGCGGCCGGCACCACCGCCCGCGTCCTCGGCTGGGGCACCACGTCGTCGGGCGGCAGCTCCTCCAACCAGCTGCGCACCGCGACCGTGCCGATCGTCTCCGACACCAGCTGCGGCGGCTCGTACGGTTCCGACTACGTCAAGAGCGAGATGGTGTGCGCCGGATACTCCTCCGGCGGCGTGGACACCTGCCAGGGCGACAGCGGCGGTCCCCTGCTTGTCGGGGGCGTCCTGGCAGGGATCACTTCCTGGGGCGAGGGTTGCGCCCAGGCCGGCTACCCGGGTGTCTACACCCGGCTGGCCACCTTCTCCAGCCTGGTGACCGCGCAGGTCAACTCGTAG